In the Halichoerus grypus chromosome 4, mHalGry1.hap1.1, whole genome shotgun sequence genome, one interval contains:
- the TGDS gene encoding dTDP-D-glucose 4,6-dehydratase isoform X3: MSAAGRTEPLGPPSSFAKRLLVTGGAGFIASHVIVSLVEDYPNYMIINLDKLDYCASLKNLETISNKQNYKFIQGDICNSHFVKLLFETEKIDIVLHFAAQTHVDLSFVRAFEFTYVNVYGTHVLVSAAHEARVEKFIYVSTDEVYGGSLDKFPAVITRSSNVYGPHQYPEKVIPKFISLLQHNRKCCIHGSGLQTRNFLYATDVVEAFLTVLKKGKPGEIYNIGTNFEMSVLQLAKELIQLIKETSSESEMENWVDYVNDRPTNDMRYPMKSEKIHGLGWRPKVPWKEGIKKTTYSGNSMEDEFEILARLSSCRDLSYEVVAINQAGDDKAESTALRTGGVETDGRTL; encoded by the exons ATGTCAGCTGCAGGCCGGACGGAGCCCTTGGGTCCTCCCAGCAGCTTTGCGAAGCGGCTCCTGGTGACCGGGGGTGCTGGTTTCAT CGCATCACATGTGATTGTCTCTTTAGTAGAAGATTATCCAAACTATATGATCATAAATCTAGACAAG CTGGATTACTGTGCAAGCTTGAAGAATCTTGAAACCATTTCTAATAAACAAAACTACAAATTTATACAG GGTGACATATGTAATTCTCACTTCGTGAAACTGctttttgaaacagaaaaaatagatATAGTACTACATTTTGCTGCACAAACACATGTAG atcTTTCATTTGTACGCGCCTTTGAGTTTACGTATGTTAATGTCTATGGCACTCATGTTTTGGTAAGTGCTGCTCATGAAGCCAGAGTGGAGAAGTTTATTTACGTGAGCACAGATGAAGTATACGGAGGCAGTCTTGATAAG TTTCCAGCCGTCATCACGCGAAGCAGTAATGTTTACGGACCACATCAGTATCCAGAAAAG gttattccaaaatttatatctTTACTACAACACAACAGGAAATG CTGCATTCATGGATCAGGGCTTCAAACAAGAAATTTCCTTTATGCGACTGATGTAGTAGAAGCATTTCTCACTGTCCTCAAGAAGGGGAAACCAGGTGAAATTTACAACATTGGAACCAATTTTGAAATGTCAGTTCTCCAGCTTGCCAAAGAACTAATACAACTg ATCAAAGAGACCAGTTCAGAGTCTGAAATGGAAAACTGGGTGGATTATGTTAATGATAG ACCTACCAATGACATGAGATATCCAATGAAGTCAGAAAAAATACATGGCTTAGGATGGAGACCCAAAGTGCCTtggaaagaaggaataaagaaaacaa CTTATTCTGGCAACAGTATGGAAGATGAATTTGAGATTCTGGCAAGATTGAGCTCCTGCAGGGATCTGAGTTATGAAGTTGTTGCAATAAATCAGGCTGGTGATGACAAGGCCGAAAGCACCGCGCTGCGAACAGGTGGCGTCGAGACAGACGGCAGAACTCTttag
- the TGDS gene encoding dTDP-D-glucose 4,6-dehydratase isoform X1 has product MSAAGRTEPLGPPSSFAKRLLVTGGAGFIASHVIVSLVEDYPNYMIINLDKLDYCASLKNLETISNKQNYKFIQGDICNSHFVKLLFETEKIDIVLHFAAQTHVDLSFVRAFEFTYVNVYGTHVLVSAAHEARVEKFIYVSTDEVYGGSLDKEFDESSPKQPTNPYASSKAAAECFVQSYWERYKFPAVITRSSNVYGPHQYPEKVIPKFISLLQHNRKCCIHGSGLQTRNFLYATDVVEAFLTVLKKGKPGEIYNIGTNFEMSVLQLAKELIQLIKETSSESEMENWVDYVNDRPTNDMRYPMKSEKIHGLGWRPKVPWKEGIKKTTYSGNSMEDEFEILARLSSCRDLSYEVVAINQAGDDKAESTALRTGGVETDGRTL; this is encoded by the exons ATGTCAGCTGCAGGCCGGACGGAGCCCTTGGGTCCTCCCAGCAGCTTTGCGAAGCGGCTCCTGGTGACCGGGGGTGCTGGTTTCAT CGCATCACATGTGATTGTCTCTTTAGTAGAAGATTATCCAAACTATATGATCATAAATCTAGACAAG CTGGATTACTGTGCAAGCTTGAAGAATCTTGAAACCATTTCTAATAAACAAAACTACAAATTTATACAG GGTGACATATGTAATTCTCACTTCGTGAAACTGctttttgaaacagaaaaaatagatATAGTACTACATTTTGCTGCACAAACACATGTAG atcTTTCATTTGTACGCGCCTTTGAGTTTACGTATGTTAATGTCTATGGCACTCATGTTTTGGTAAGTGCTGCTCATGAAGCCAGAGTGGAGAAGTTTATTTACGTGAGCACAGATGAAGTATACGGAGGCAGTCTTGATAAG gaatttGATGAATCTTCACCCAAACAACCTACAAATCCTTATGCATCATCTAAAGCAGCTGCTGAGTGTTTTGTACAGTCATACTGGGAACGATATAAA TTTCCAGCCGTCATCACGCGAAGCAGTAATGTTTACGGACCACATCAGTATCCAGAAAAG gttattccaaaatttatatctTTACTACAACACAACAGGAAATG CTGCATTCATGGATCAGGGCTTCAAACAAGAAATTTCCTTTATGCGACTGATGTAGTAGAAGCATTTCTCACTGTCCTCAAGAAGGGGAAACCAGGTGAAATTTACAACATTGGAACCAATTTTGAAATGTCAGTTCTCCAGCTTGCCAAAGAACTAATACAACTg ATCAAAGAGACCAGTTCAGAGTCTGAAATGGAAAACTGGGTGGATTATGTTAATGATAG ACCTACCAATGACATGAGATATCCAATGAAGTCAGAAAAAATACATGGCTTAGGATGGAGACCCAAAGTGCCTtggaaagaaggaataaagaaaacaa CTTATTCTGGCAACAGTATGGAAGATGAATTTGAGATTCTGGCAAGATTGAGCTCCTGCAGGGATCTGAGTTATGAAGTTGTTGCAATAAATCAGGCTGGTGATGACAAGGCCGAAAGCACCGCGCTGCGAACAGGTGGCGTCGAGACAGACGGCAGAACTCTttag
- the TGDS gene encoding dTDP-D-glucose 4,6-dehydratase isoform X2 — protein MSAAGRTEPLGPPSSFAKRLLVTGGAGFIASHVIVSLVEDYPNYMIINLDKLDYCASLKNLETISNKQNYKFIQGDICNSHFVKLLFETEKIDIVLHFAAQTHVDLSFVRAFEFTYVNVYGTHVLVSAAHEARVEKFIYVSTDEVYGGSLDKEFDESSPKQPTNPYASSKAAAECFVQSYWERYKFPAVITRSSNVYGPHQYPEKVIPKFISLLQHNRKCCIHGSGLQTRNFLYATDVVEAFLTVLKKGKPGEIYNIGTNFEMSVLQLAKELIQLIKETSSESEMENWVDYVNDRPTNDMRYPMKSEKIHGLGWRPKVPWKEGIKKTIDWYRENFHNWKNAEKALEPFPVQPPFV, from the exons ATGTCAGCTGCAGGCCGGACGGAGCCCTTGGGTCCTCCCAGCAGCTTTGCGAAGCGGCTCCTGGTGACCGGGGGTGCTGGTTTCAT CGCATCACATGTGATTGTCTCTTTAGTAGAAGATTATCCAAACTATATGATCATAAATCTAGACAAG CTGGATTACTGTGCAAGCTTGAAGAATCTTGAAACCATTTCTAATAAACAAAACTACAAATTTATACAG GGTGACATATGTAATTCTCACTTCGTGAAACTGctttttgaaacagaaaaaatagatATAGTACTACATTTTGCTGCACAAACACATGTAG atcTTTCATTTGTACGCGCCTTTGAGTTTACGTATGTTAATGTCTATGGCACTCATGTTTTGGTAAGTGCTGCTCATGAAGCCAGAGTGGAGAAGTTTATTTACGTGAGCACAGATGAAGTATACGGAGGCAGTCTTGATAAG gaatttGATGAATCTTCACCCAAACAACCTACAAATCCTTATGCATCATCTAAAGCAGCTGCTGAGTGTTTTGTACAGTCATACTGGGAACGATATAAA TTTCCAGCCGTCATCACGCGAAGCAGTAATGTTTACGGACCACATCAGTATCCAGAAAAG gttattccaaaatttatatctTTACTACAACACAACAGGAAATG CTGCATTCATGGATCAGGGCTTCAAACAAGAAATTTCCTTTATGCGACTGATGTAGTAGAAGCATTTCTCACTGTCCTCAAGAAGGGGAAACCAGGTGAAATTTACAACATTGGAACCAATTTTGAAATGTCAGTTCTCCAGCTTGCCAAAGAACTAATACAACTg ATCAAAGAGACCAGTTCAGAGTCTGAAATGGAAAACTGGGTGGATTATGTTAATGATAG ACCTACCAATGACATGAGATATCCAATGAAGTCAGAAAAAATACATGGCTTAGGATGGAGACCCAAAGTGCCTtggaaagaaggaataaagaaaacaa TTGACTGGTACAGAGAGAATTTTCACAATTGGAAGAATGCAGAAAAGGCATTAGAACCCTTTCCAGTACAACCACCGTTTGTATAG